The sequence below is a genomic window from Raphanus sativus cultivar WK10039 unplaced genomic scaffold, ASM80110v3 Scaffold1153, whole genome shotgun sequence.
CTGCTTATTTAGAAGCATCCGGTGTTTCTGTACAtccaaatttagaaaaatattaataatatacatttaaaacaACAATATAGATCGTTTCCCAATTGTTTTATTAATGTTATTTAGAATAACCCTTTAGCTACATTCATTAGCAATATGAACTCCCTTTGATACATAAAAAGCTTTAAGAACATCCATATtacattttagcaaaaaaaaaacatccatATTACatatgatttaattatttgCTGTTGTATCTTTGATGATTTATTCTATATAGTTCCAACAAAGTTACAAACATTCATcatctttattttaaaagagtGGTTTGACTAAAAATACATACACAAATAATATACAAGTTAATATTTTCTACGTTTGAAACACTGTACATTATTTAAGTGAAATAATTAAATCAGTAATAAGTTATACTGTAAATAAATGGCcacaacaaaattaaatttaaaaacttaaaaagataaatggaaacaaaagaaagcctctaaaacatcttatacaaaatggactaggAAGATCTAAATTCATAGCAGAAATAACACTAATTCAAGCCTGCTTCTTGTATGTAATACTTTTAGAgctaatttatttataaattaggCATTAATAGTTGAAAGAACTATACATGAAAGCTTTAAACAAAAGTTTTACAAATCAAAGTTTGGAGATGTTcttagaaacaaaacaaagtaaGAAACAGAAACCACAAAAGATATATGTCGAAAGAAACTCGTATAAATCTAAATCCATATAATGCCCCCTTATGGAATTGACCACATCTGGCACAAGAATTTGGCTATTTGCTAGCTTCGAAATGCCGTGATTCAGCTTCTAGTTGTCTTGTTCGATAAACTCAGTCATGTCATGTCCTTGGGATATGGATGTcatattagaatatttttattagtttggtCAGAATTGTTCTTCTCTCCCtgatattttcttatttctatAGAACAAGAGTTCTAGGGTTTAAGAGGGCAGGCGTTATTTATCATTTAAGTACAATGGTATATCCTACTCAACTGTTAAAAGtatacaataaatatttatgctatCTATAAACTATAGAAAAACTTATGTATATATCACCTACTATCAAAGGTAAACATGCATGAGGATATTTGCTGAAATTTCATGTTTGTAACATCTGAATCCAAACATGAGGTGCAATTTTATATTATCACATATACATAAACAACTGATCTAAATTATTGTATTAGAatcatgtttattttatttttgtgtggGTTTCTAAAAATCTTATTAAGAGTGGCAATGGTGGTTAGAAGAAAGGTTACCTGGAGATGGCTGGCCACGTTTTCTCGAGTCAAGCCAACAACATTCATCCTCTCTAAAATTTTCTTGGGAACAGCTTCTGTATAAAATCACActgttcatatatatatagagagtaAATCTAAAATGATTAAACCTAATGTATGTGACTCACTACCTGGGCCAAGGTATTCCACTGCATccagaaacttttttttaaggTCTTTGTCCCACACTACTCGCCTTTTCTTGGTGGTGGAATCACGAACATGATCTTGATCCTTTTCGTCCACTTGTCCATCAATGAGCATGCTTCTTGTCCTCTTGTTAGGGTTTCTTATGGTGGAATCTCCCACAGAGGATGACTTCTCGGGGGCTGCTTTATCTTCGGACTCTACCATTCTCCCTACTCGCATCTTCTTTACCACGTGTTTAAAAATCAAACGTAGATCTTCAGGTCTTATCGGTTTAATAAGATAATCGCAAACACCAATCTTAATCCAGTTGATTACGGATTGAACTGAATCGTCTTTCGATATTACTGCAATAATCAAAACGTGTTTTTAGTGTTGTTGCATTTTATTTAAGGAGCATTTTAAAACTATAGATTCATATGATTACTAATGATAGGAACATCGATTTCCGATGCAATTTCAGAGATCAATCTGAATATATCCGCAGCTGAATTTTGTGCTTCTACTATAGCAATATCGAACTTGTTCAAATGGTTGGGCAGCAGACGCATAGCTTCTGCCCCTTCGTGGCATGTAGTCACTGAATTTAGCACATTATGAATCAGTTGATCAGCTTCAAAAACtcctataaaaaaaaagaatatctcAAATAGTTACCTTCGTATCGAAAATCTTGGAGATGTTTCTCCAATGAGTGTAGATTTTGGAGATCTTCATCAAAGACCAACACCCGCAAACCCTCAGGAAACATACCAGTAAGCATATCGAAGGGGTTTTGGATGATCCTGTTCGGACCACCACTGTCTTCACTGGCCGGATATTCAACGACTGCTGCACGTTTCTGATTGAGTCTAGCTATCTAGAGCCTTTTAAACaacaaattatataatgtaCGTTCTGGAGTCTGGCGATCTAGGTATTATAATGGTTATCCCTTTTTAACAacaaattttgataatatcttatattattaaacattttaaattaaacagTTCGAAGTGGACCCCAGCACACTTGTTGCAACAGAATTTTAGATTGTGAGATCAccttaaacaaaaatattaatattctaataaattttaattagataattaaaagttaattataaaatgaaaatttgagttaaaaaaatgaaaattcaaccTATCTATTGTTTACAAGtgtcatattaaattttagtgggttctaaaaaaatctaaagataGAATTCTTCTATtgtttattttgcttatttttttttgaaatttgatttatttggcttatgtttcataatttttttattaaaacctTTAATAACTAAacttaattatgtttataaaatttaccaTACATGAGAATCAGATTTATCTcacaattaataattttttcattaaGTATGATCAATGGCGAAAGTTGTTTAGATTTGTTAGCTACGTAAAATGATTTCATCGCtataatttaattgatttagATCATGTATATGTACGTTTTTTAAGTGCAAAATAATATTCAAgtcacttgtttttttttgtcaatgaaTCATTCATTCTATAAAGATCCCGTCAACCGACAAGGAACAAGAACAACAGAGGATCATGggaaaagaaagaacaaaaaccACAAACAACATCAGTAGATGTCAACGCGAAAGAAACCTTctacaaagagaagaagaatgaGTAAAGCCCTTGATTGGCCAAATCTCCTAAGCCCTCGCAGGAACCAAGTGAAGAGGTCCAGCATTTAACGCTTCGGCTGTAATAGAGGACGAGAGCCAACTAGGACAGTCGCCATATAATATTGAAATCTTCGGTTTCTAGCTGGCTTCTCTAGGACATAATATAACTTGGCAGTAATCAAAAGAGTGCAGGGATCTTAAAATTCTTGAAATACCATGTGCAAATAGAGGATAAGTCCCAGGAACAGCATCAGAGGAGACCTCAAAAATTACTCTCTTAGCATGAATATCATGGAGCGCTTCCATTGCCCACCAACGCGTCTGTAGTTCAGCTTACATCCCAGTCACTTGTTAATAAGAAGGATGTTAATATTAGTTCAGTAGATATTAGAATGACTGTATTTTAATAGAGCAGATGGTTTGATGGCTATAGTATAATTGATCTAGATCATCTATGTATGATTTTTAAATGCAAAAGTCACTTGTTAATAGAAAAGATgttaatattagtttagtttGTTAGGTCCTAACTAGATGGTCTATGGTCTAGCTATGACTTTGACTTATTCTTGAGTTCACCTCTAGATGGtctagaggttcacccaaccaatagaaattactcattttataattaatatcttttaaaaaagaaaacaaaatattatcaatttatattatgtttttaaaataaaaaatgttaaaaataaaat
It includes:
- the LOC108807910 gene encoding putative two-component response regulator-like APRR4, with translation MLTGMFPEGLRVLVFDEDLQNLHSLEKHLQDFRYEVTTCHEGAEAMRLLPNHLNKFDIAIVEAQNSAADIFRLISEIASEIDVPIIIISKDDSVQSVINWIKIGVCDYLIKPIRPEDLRLIFKHVVKKMRVGRMVESEDKAAPEKSSSVGDSTIRNPNKRTRSMLIDGQVDEKDQDHVRDSTTKKRRVVWDKDLKKKFLDAVEYLGPEAVPKKILERMNVVGLTRENVASHLQKHRMLLNKQKNQNEKDENRCLLSQQGGMYSGEGSSKFYRGSNIQFSTQHISNIPQPFIHHHDGVSVAVSTRNLHHHQTSDFTCIKNVEESLIYNEEDAEVSNLASFFTQNEGMSLSHLHEPVMATTMLSNGNQLFPNQQPMMSFHEPSILHTHSFPSSLTPTSFLDQKETSMMTNESEGLQQWLLIEQEQPNLTDENRFFEK